The DNA sequence AATCAACAGAAGCACACCGAAAAGGATGGCATAAATTCCGATCAGCCAGATCAGGGCCAGAGCCCCCGGCCCGGGGCTGATCAGAAGAAAAAGTCCAATCAGGATGGACAATATGCCGGTAAGCCCGAGTGCCCATTCGCCCTTCAACTGTTTTCGAAGCTGTATTGCAGCTGTAATTTCCAGGATCCCGGTCAGAATGGCCCAGATGGCGATGAACAGGAGAAGAATTACCGCAGTAAGTCCCGGCCAGGCAAATGCAAATATCCCCACTACGATACCTGCAATCCCTTCCAGGAAAAGCACCCACCACAGGCGCCGCTGCCGGTTGCGAAAGGCCGCTGAGAGGGCCAAAACGCCTTCAAAGATTACGTAAATGCCGAAAAGAAACACCAGCACCCCGAGGGTTAATCCAGGCCAGAGGAGGGCCAATAACCCGAAGGCGATGGCCAGAATTCCCCTCAGAACATAAATCCACCAGTCTCTTGATATAATGCCCAGCACAGGCAGCTCCTTTCTTTAAACCTAGTGTATTCATCTATCATTATGAAGCACTTATACTGT is a window from the Deltaproteobacteria bacterium genome containing:
- a CDS encoding HdeD family acid-resistance protein: MGIISRDWWIYVLRGILAIAFGLLALLWPGLTLGVLVFLFGIYVIFEGVLALSAAFRNRQRRLWWVLFLEGIAGIVVGIFAFAWPGLTAVILLLFIAIWAILTGILEITAAIQLRKQLKGEWALGLTGILSILIGLFLLISPGPGALALIWLIGIYAILFGVLLLILGFKLRDA